The Williamsia sp. DF01-3 genome has a window encoding:
- the moaA gene encoding GTP 3',8-cyclase MoaA, giving the protein MTAIALGMPAGLSVRPPVGTDAIMPTSGPMVDTFGRAVRDLRVSVTDRCNLRCTYCMPAEGLDWLDRDDVLTAAEIVRAVSVGVRELGVRAVRFTGGEPLLRKDLPEIIEAVAALDPRPEIALTTNGLGLARQAKRLAAAGLDRVNVSLDTVDPAKFAAITRRDRLPDVLAGLEAAADAGLTPVKVNAVLDTAGGLDDAAALLKMCLDKGYQLRIIEQMPLDAEHHWSRTSMITADQILAHLQQDFDLRPDDVARGSAPAERWIVEGHTGLDGRPARVGVIASVTRPFCGDCDRTRLTADGQLRNCLFATSETDLRSLLKSTGTTDQEIALRWRQSTWGKLPGHGVNEPGFLQPARSMSAIGG; this is encoded by the coding sequence GTGACCGCCATCGCTCTGGGTATGCCAGCCGGCTTATCCGTCCGCCCGCCTGTCGGGACAGACGCCATCATGCCCACCAGCGGTCCCATGGTGGACACCTTCGGGCGCGCTGTTCGCGACCTCCGCGTCTCGGTGACCGACCGCTGCAATCTGCGCTGTACGTACTGCATGCCCGCCGAAGGCCTCGACTGGCTCGACCGCGACGACGTACTGACAGCTGCCGAGATCGTGCGGGCGGTCTCGGTGGGCGTGCGCGAACTCGGAGTACGAGCCGTCCGGTTCACCGGAGGCGAGCCACTGCTGCGCAAAGACCTCCCTGAGATCATCGAAGCGGTTGCCGCCCTCGACCCCCGACCCGAGATCGCGCTGACCACCAACGGCCTGGGCCTGGCCCGGCAGGCGAAACGATTGGCAGCTGCCGGCCTGGACAGGGTGAATGTCTCCCTGGACACCGTCGACCCCGCCAAGTTCGCTGCCATCACCCGTCGCGACCGCCTTCCCGACGTGCTGGCGGGCCTCGAGGCCGCGGCCGACGCCGGGTTGACCCCGGTGAAGGTCAATGCCGTGCTCGACACCGCCGGCGGCCTCGACGACGCCGCCGCCCTTCTGAAGATGTGCCTGGACAAGGGCTACCAACTGCGGATCATCGAACAGATGCCGCTTGACGCCGAACACCACTGGTCACGCACCTCGATGATCACCGCCGACCAGATCCTGGCCCACCTGCAGCAGGACTTCGATCTGCGGCCCGACGACGTGGCGCGCGGGTCGGCCCCGGCGGAACGCTGGATCGTAGAGGGTCATACCGGGCTCGATGGGAGGCCTGCCCGAGTCGGGGTCATCGCCTCCGTGACCCGCCCGTTCTGTGGCGATTGCGACCGGACCCGGCTCACCGCGGACGGACAGCTTCGCAATTGCCTGTTCGCCACCTCGGAGACAGACCTGCGCAGTTTGCTGAAATCAACTGGCACTACAGATCAGGAAATCGCGCTGCGGTGGCGACAGTCCACGTGGGGCAAGCTCCCGGGCCATGGGGTCAACGAGCCAGGCTTCCTCCAACCCGCACGGTCGATGTCGGCGATCGGGGGCTGA
- a CDS encoding MoaD/ThiS family protein — protein sequence MRICVRFFAAAQAAAGVEQSVVELTDKATLADLEIQLGQSNPQLAEVLERCSYLHESVAVRDRSRVLSSGDTVDVLPPFAGG from the coding sequence ATGCGTATCTGCGTCCGATTTTTTGCCGCCGCCCAAGCAGCAGCGGGTGTCGAACAAAGTGTGGTCGAACTCACTGACAAAGCCACTCTTGCGGATCTGGAAATCCAATTGGGTCAAAGCAATCCACAGTTGGCCGAAGTGTTGGAGAGATGCTCGTATCTGCATGAGTCCGTCGCCGTTCGCGACCGCTCACGGGTGCTCTCGAGCGGAGACACCGTCGACGTCCTACCGCCGTTCGCGGGCGGTTGA
- a CDS encoding flavin reductase family protein encodes MTLSIDGALTPTSDGTALRAAYSCFPTGVVAVCHQGDGEPIGMAASSFATVSLNPPLVSLCVQNESTTWPKLRSAPVIGLSVFAHDQDAECKQLAGRADARFTGLRVETTDDGALFIGGAVAQLSCTIYNEIPAGDHSLVLLKVEALRADPSQEPLVFHASAFRALERRP; translated from the coding sequence ATGACGCTCTCAATCGACGGAGCCTTGACTCCCACCAGTGACGGCACGGCACTCCGCGCTGCGTACAGCTGCTTTCCGACCGGTGTGGTCGCCGTATGCCACCAGGGCGACGGCGAGCCCATCGGCATGGCCGCCAGCTCGTTCGCCACGGTGTCGCTCAACCCGCCACTGGTCTCGCTCTGTGTCCAGAACGAATCGACGACGTGGCCCAAGTTGCGCAGCGCTCCCGTCATCGGGCTGTCGGTGTTCGCCCATGATCAGGACGCCGAGTGCAAGCAGCTCGCGGGCCGGGCCGATGCGCGATTCACCGGGCTGCGGGTGGAGACGACCGACGACGGCGCTCTCTTCATCGGCGGAGCGGTGGCCCAGCTGTCCTGCACCATCTACAACGAGATACCGGCCGGCGATCACAGCCTGGTCCTGCTCAAGGTCGAGGCGTTACGCGCCGACCCGTCGCAGGAGCCGCTCGTCTTCCACGCCAGCGCCTTCCGTGCCCTGGAACGACGACCGTAG
- a CDS encoding DUF2771 family protein produces MSARLTTGEKKFFAIAVITVLLLVAVIGGSVAALASGHEDNDVPYLHVANGTTLITVEPLIYCSIEVTNCEGSPTNKPARIPVQVGDAVMVSLSSDLSVGPWTLVVQYLTKDGFDNTAEVFYRSDSKRTFTLASTRDRILATIEIKQPSQKEDAGGFIPRGIWGIDTLPDGVDVPASD; encoded by the coding sequence ATGAGCGCACGCTTGACCACAGGCGAGAAGAAGTTCTTCGCGATCGCCGTCATCACCGTTCTGTTGCTCGTCGCCGTCATCGGCGGCTCGGTGGCCGCGTTGGCCTCCGGACACGAAGACAACGACGTTCCGTATCTGCATGTCGCGAACGGCACAACACTGATCACCGTTGAGCCGCTGATCTATTGCTCCATCGAGGTGACGAACTGCGAAGGATCGCCGACCAACAAGCCGGCGCGGATCCCCGTGCAGGTCGGCGACGCGGTGATGGTGTCGCTGTCGAGCGACCTGTCCGTCGGGCCCTGGACGCTTGTGGTGCAGTACCTCACCAAAGACGGGTTCGACAACACCGCCGAGGTCTTCTACCGCAGCGACAGCAAACGCACATTCACCCTCGCCTCGACGCGCGACCGGATCCTGGCGACCATCGAGATCAAGCAGCCGTCACAGAAGGAAGACGCGGGCGGCTTCATCCCACGCGGGATCTGGGGCATCGACACCCTTCCCGACGGTGTCGATGTCCCAGCGTCCGACTAA
- a CDS encoding DUF3027 domain-containing protein, giving the protein MEALLTAAVPQARAAIDADDKEVGDHLEAVTEAAFTVTHYFAAHVPGYRGWQWCVVLAGCPGCDDVTVNEVALLPGSTALTAPEWVPWAERVRPGDLNPGDLLATPTDDPRLVPGYVDNDDNDPLSEESAVATELGLGRKRLLSREGRLEAASRWVDGEHGPASEMARSARHNCGTCGFYLPVVGSLRAAFGVCANEYAADGRVVHAEYGCGAHSDVEAPTGGGSPAYDAYDDGAVEIHANS; this is encoded by the coding sequence GTGGAAGCGCTGCTGACCGCAGCCGTCCCGCAGGCGAGGGCCGCGATCGACGCCGACGACAAAGAGGTCGGTGACCACCTCGAAGCGGTCACCGAGGCCGCTTTCACGGTCACCCACTACTTCGCCGCCCACGTGCCTGGCTATCGCGGATGGCAGTGGTGTGTCGTCCTGGCCGGATGTCCTGGCTGCGACGACGTCACGGTCAACGAGGTGGCCTTGCTGCCGGGTTCCACTGCGCTGACCGCGCCGGAATGGGTTCCGTGGGCCGAGCGGGTTCGCCCGGGAGACCTGAACCCCGGAGACCTGCTGGCGACGCCCACCGACGACCCACGCCTGGTCCCGGGTTACGTCGACAACGACGACAACGACCCCTTGAGCGAAGAGTCCGCTGTGGCGACCGAACTGGGTCTCGGCCGCAAACGACTGCTGAGTCGCGAGGGGCGGCTCGAGGCGGCTTCGCGGTGGGTCGATGGTGAGCACGGTCCCGCTTCCGAGATGGCCAGGAGCGCCCGGCACAACTGCGGCACCTGCGGTTTCTACCTCCCCGTTGTCGGTTCGCTGCGCGCCGCGTTCGGTGTGTGCGCCAACGAATACGCCGCGGACGGCCGTGTGGTGCACGCCGAGTACGGGTGCGGCGCCCACTCGGATGTCGAGGCGCCCACCGGCGGCGGAAGCCCTGCCTACGATGCCTACGACGACGGCGCGGTTGAGATCCACGCCAACTCCTGA
- a CDS encoding molybdenum cofactor biosynthesis protein B, with protein sequence MAADPHAADPRTAVVVVASTRAAGGVYADRSGPIIVEWLRDRGFVVNDPVVVPDGDQVGAALRTAVGDETALILTTGGTGLNPTDQTPEQTAAVIEREIPGLADAIRNSGLPKVPTAVLSRGTAGVAGRTLIVNLPGSTGGVRDGLEVLAPVLTHALDQINGGDH encoded by the coding sequence ATGGCCGCCGATCCCCATGCCGCCGACCCCCGCACCGCAGTGGTTGTCGTGGCGTCGACGCGCGCCGCCGGCGGTGTGTACGCCGACCGCTCGGGGCCGATCATCGTCGAATGGTTGCGTGACCGCGGGTTCGTGGTGAACGACCCGGTGGTGGTTCCCGACGGTGACCAGGTCGGCGCAGCGCTGCGAACAGCAGTCGGGGATGAGACAGCTCTGATCCTCACCACCGGCGGCACCGGTCTGAACCCGACCGATCAGACTCCCGAACAGACCGCCGCGGTGATCGAACGCGAAATACCCGGTCTGGCCGACGCCATCCGCAACAGCGGGTTGCCCAAGGTCCCCACAGCCGTACTGTCGCGGGGCACGGCCGGTGTCGCGGGCCGCACCCTGATCGTCAATCTGCCCGGTTCCACGGGTGGGGTCCGTGACGGCCTCGAGGTGCTCGCACCTGTGCTCACCCACGCCCTGGACCAGATCAACGGGGGCGACCACTGA
- a CDS encoding helicase-associated domain-containing protein, which produces MSPDQPISLADDLARRDDDQLLDLLQSRPDLASPPPPGVEVLAQRAMSAASINRCGEDLDLLAVAVLETIAALGSRSDQSRGLSPVSTDAIVEALSERAAPDAIRARIDNLVDLALLWGPPDALVTGPHMAAAWPWRSRLATAPVNALSLAEIRAKIDALGDRERDLLSTLASGPGLGRTRDAGLGPESDRPVPRLVHQGLLLVVDEQTVELPVVIGQLIRGEDPAEPFELRPPELSGGGGRKVGLAEVDAAAGGEALEFLRHSGDAIETLGAHPAAVLRAGGMGVREIRRLAKALSVDEKRVGLVIEVLAGLRLIDSGFPVPDPSDGLEPSWAPTTSVDSWSHQAPERRWFSIASGWLDLHRRPWQIGGRTPDGTLIGALVGAMPEGAARAERLLVLQALAEAKPGADVTPVALGRHIAWRHPRWLRRMPQSTIIETLAEAQSLGLVAHGALTSAGRELIATGTPDEVEAATVAAMAKSIPAPIDFFLAQADLTVTAPGPLTPELAADLALVADLESGGAASVYRVSESSVRRALDAGRTGTELMTLFTSHSKTPVPQSLSYLIDDVARKHGQLRVGVASTFIRCEDPTTLAAVLNSPVAEQLSLRALAPTVAVCDDPIIDVLDILRAGGFAPAGEDSAGELVDLRTRGARLPTPRERRASARKPSLSSPARDRLAAVVGHMRSQDAANAATLTAAGAGGSSVTGGGLPATALLQTALANKQSVRLGYVNAEGFASKHVVVPRMIGAGQVIALDPGSNDEHRFSLHRITSVEIVD; this is translated from the coding sequence ATGAGCCCCGACCAGCCAATCAGTCTGGCCGACGACCTCGCCCGCCGCGACGACGACCAACTGCTCGATCTCCTGCAGTCCCGGCCGGATCTGGCCAGCCCTCCCCCACCCGGGGTCGAGGTGCTTGCGCAGCGCGCGATGTCGGCGGCCTCGATCAACCGATGTGGCGAAGACCTGGACCTGCTGGCGGTGGCGGTGCTCGAGACGATCGCGGCACTGGGTTCGCGATCCGACCAGAGCCGTGGGCTGTCACCCGTGTCCACCGACGCCATCGTCGAGGCGCTGTCGGAGCGGGCCGCACCCGACGCGATCCGGGCGCGCATCGACAACCTCGTCGACCTCGCGCTGCTGTGGGGGCCACCCGATGCGCTGGTCACCGGACCGCACATGGCTGCGGCGTGGCCGTGGCGTTCACGTCTGGCGACCGCCCCTGTCAACGCGTTGTCGCTCGCCGAGATCCGCGCGAAGATCGACGCCCTCGGCGACCGGGAGCGTGACCTGTTGTCCACCCTGGCGTCGGGACCCGGCCTGGGGCGAACCCGTGACGCCGGGCTCGGACCCGAGTCGGATCGGCCGGTCCCGAGGCTGGTCCATCAGGGACTGCTGCTGGTGGTGGATGAGCAGACCGTCGAATTGCCGGTGGTGATCGGCCAGCTCATCCGCGGCGAGGATCCAGCGGAGCCATTCGAGTTGCGGCCGCCGGAGCTCTCCGGTGGCGGTGGTCGCAAGGTCGGGCTGGCCGAGGTCGATGCCGCGGCCGGGGGCGAAGCGCTCGAGTTTCTCCGGCACAGCGGTGACGCCATCGAGACCCTCGGTGCCCACCCGGCAGCGGTTCTTCGCGCCGGCGGCATGGGCGTCCGGGAGATCCGTCGACTCGCCAAGGCCCTGTCCGTGGACGAGAAACGGGTCGGCCTGGTCATCGAGGTACTCGCCGGGCTCCGCCTCATCGATTCCGGATTCCCCGTGCCCGACCCGTCGGACGGTCTCGAACCGTCGTGGGCCCCGACCACGTCCGTCGACAGTTGGTCGCATCAGGCACCCGAGCGCCGGTGGTTCTCCATCGCCTCGGGGTGGCTGGATCTGCACCGCAGGCCGTGGCAGATCGGCGGACGCACCCCCGACGGCACATTGATCGGCGCGCTGGTCGGTGCGATGCCCGAAGGTGCAGCCCGCGCCGAACGGCTTCTTGTGCTCCAGGCGCTGGCCGAGGCCAAACCCGGCGCAGACGTCACGCCGGTGGCCCTGGGCAGGCACATCGCGTGGCGGCATCCCCGGTGGCTTCGCCGCATGCCGCAGTCGACGATCATCGAAACACTCGCCGAGGCCCAGTCGCTGGGCCTGGTGGCTCACGGCGCCCTGACGTCGGCGGGCCGCGAACTCATCGCAACCGGTACGCCCGACGAGGTCGAGGCCGCCACAGTCGCGGCGATGGCCAAGTCCATCCCCGCTCCCATCGACTTCTTCTTGGCTCAGGCGGATCTGACCGTGACCGCCCCGGGACCGCTGACCCCGGAACTCGCCGCCGATCTGGCTCTGGTCGCGGACCTGGAGTCCGGTGGGGCGGCCTCGGTGTACCGGGTGTCGGAGTCGTCTGTTCGCCGCGCACTTGATGCGGGCCGTACCGGCACCGAGCTGATGACACTGTTCACGTCCCACTCGAAGACCCCTGTGCCGCAGTCGCTCTCGTATCTCATCGACGATGTCGCCCGTAAGCACGGACAGCTGCGCGTCGGCGTGGCCAGTACGTTCATCCGTTGCGAGGACCCGACGACACTCGCGGCGGTGCTCAATTCACCGGTGGCCGAACAGTTGTCGCTGCGTGCATTGGCCCCGACCGTCGCAGTGTGCGACGACCCCATCATCGATGTTCTGGACATCCTGCGGGCGGGCGGATTCGCCCCGGCGGGCGAGGATTCGGCCGGTGAACTGGTGGACCTGCGCACGCGCGGGGCTCGGCTGCCGACCCCACGGGAACGACGCGCATCGGCACGCAAGCCGTCACTCAGCTCACCCGCTCGCGATCGGCTGGCTGCGGTGGTCGGCCACATGCGATCGCAGGACGCGGCGAACGCGGCCACACTCACCGCGGCCGGAGCCGGAGGGTCGTCGGTGACCGGCGGCGGCCTGCCTGCGACCGCATTGCTGCAGACCGCGTTGGCGAACAAGCAGTCGGTACGCTTGGGGTACGTCAACGCCGAGGGCTTCGCGTCCAAGCACGTGGTCGTGCCCCGGATGATCGGCGCCGGCCAGGTGATCGCCCTGGATCCGGGCAGCAACGACGAGCACCGGTTCTCACTTCACCGGATCACCAGTGTGGAGATCGTCGACTGA
- a CDS encoding cold-shock protein, whose amino-acid sequence MPTGKVKWYDAEKGFGFLSQDEGEDVYVRSSALPDGTEALKPGQRVEFGMAAGRRGPQALTVKVLDPAPSVAKNTREARKEQPKRHSPDELHGMVADLITLLEGKIQPDLRKGRYPDRKTAARISEVVRAVARELET is encoded by the coding sequence GTGCCTACCGGCAAGGTGAAATGGTACGACGCGGAGAAGGGCTTCGGCTTTCTCTCGCAAGATGAGGGCGAAGACGTCTATGTGCGCTCGTCCGCGCTCCCCGATGGGACCGAGGCGCTCAAACCCGGCCAGCGGGTCGAGTTCGGCATGGCAGCGGGTCGCCGCGGCCCACAGGCGTTGACGGTCAAGGTTCTCGATCCGGCTCCCAGCGTTGCCAAGAACACGCGGGAAGCGCGCAAGGAACAGCCCAAGCGGCACAGTCCTGATGAGCTGCACGGCATGGTTGCCGACCTGATCACGTTGCTGGAAGGCAAGATTCAGCCAGATCTGCGCAAGGGTCGGTACCCCGACCGCAAGACCGCCGCCCGGATCTCCGAGGTGGTGCGGGCCGTTGCCCGGGAGCTCGAGACCTAG
- a CDS encoding sacsin N-terminal ATP-binding-like domain-containing protein — MQPSDPFGLGRLRDSILGSWLTSPTRLREDTAAETDLVGVGYRDRLLTELVANAADAATAAGIIGSVRVWHDGRWLHIANTGAPVDSDGAAALTALRSSSKHGGGLIGRFGVGFTAVAAVTRHVEIRSRTGSFEFSAERTRAELAANGVVVEQVPTLRLAWPIDTPPIDGFDTEVVMEIDKSIDMAAMFDGFAAESVQLLLELESIDTITLPDNTFRRVREGDIISVGGASWRELVAPRARWLLPLREGRPVRVRRDVLRAPTRTDVELTVPAICVGDVQLTADRRGLHPDADIAVLAEGYAQIVAELPIDQRMGLVPAPGFAAGRDDERLREALIAELAGHAWVPGAEGDDLIASRAEVLPDLTAGLADLLGEVITTLVHPDLSGRGSLSTLRSVGVTEIGLAEVAERLTGLEREPRWWGDLYAELSVVAQGQVDELGALPVPLADGRTLPGARGTVLPPYRGDEDADVVAPSWLPTVHPAANHDLLERLGAQRITVGEMLSDPALRAEIDEDPADERLVRSVLGLLRAAPDVVVPTWLGQLQLPADDDDVRPADELLLPGSPLSAVLIDDSPFGIVSADLVEEFGQAAFRALGVGWDFTVLREEYPTGPDHDLPDEEQWWSTLDDPPQTLSAVRDLDLVDPDRWRRR; from the coding sequence GTGCAGCCGTCCGACCCGTTCGGCCTGGGCCGTCTGCGCGACTCGATTCTCGGGTCGTGGCTCACCTCGCCCACCCGCCTGCGTGAAGACACTGCTGCCGAAACAGATCTCGTCGGCGTCGGGTATCGCGATCGCCTGTTGACCGAGCTGGTCGCCAACGCCGCCGATGCCGCGACGGCTGCCGGGATCATCGGTTCGGTTCGTGTGTGGCACGACGGTCGGTGGCTGCACATCGCGAACACCGGCGCACCTGTCGACTCCGACGGTGCCGCTGCCCTGACGGCGCTGCGTTCCTCGAGCAAACACGGCGGCGGCTTGATCGGGCGGTTCGGGGTGGGGTTCACCGCTGTTGCCGCGGTGACGCGTCATGTCGAGATCCGTTCGAGAACCGGATCATTCGAGTTCTCAGCCGAACGCACGCGTGCCGAACTCGCCGCGAACGGGGTGGTTGTGGAGCAGGTGCCGACGCTGCGCCTGGCCTGGCCGATCGACACCCCGCCGATCGACGGCTTCGACACCGAGGTGGTGATGGAGATCGACAAGTCGATCGACATGGCCGCGATGTTCGACGGTTTTGCCGCCGAAAGTGTGCAATTGCTGCTCGAGCTCGAATCGATCGACACGATAACCCTGCCCGACAACACCTTTCGACGCGTTCGCGAGGGCGACATCATCTCCGTCGGCGGTGCGAGCTGGCGTGAGCTCGTGGCGCCGCGTGCCCGCTGGTTGCTGCCGCTGCGCGAGGGCAGGCCGGTTCGTGTGCGTCGCGATGTGCTGCGTGCACCGACCCGCACCGACGTCGAGCTCACCGTGCCGGCCATCTGTGTCGGCGATGTGCAGCTGACGGCTGATCGTCGTGGACTGCACCCCGACGCCGACATCGCCGTGTTGGCAGAGGGTTACGCACAGATCGTGGCCGAGCTGCCCATCGATCAGCGAATGGGGCTCGTCCCGGCGCCGGGATTCGCGGCCGGACGCGACGACGAACGACTGCGTGAAGCGCTGATCGCCGAGTTGGCCGGGCACGCCTGGGTTCCGGGTGCCGAGGGCGACGACCTGATCGCCTCCCGGGCCGAGGTACTGCCCGACCTCACCGCCGGGCTCGCCGACCTCTTGGGCGAGGTCATCACGACACTGGTGCACCCCGACCTGTCCGGCCGGGGCTCGCTCAGCACGCTGAGGTCGGTGGGTGTGACCGAGATCGGTCTGGCCGAGGTGGCCGAACGGCTCACCGGTCTGGAACGCGAACCACGGTGGTGGGGTGACCTCTACGCCGAATTGTCGGTGGTAGCGCAGGGCCAGGTTGACGAACTCGGGGCGCTCCCGGTGCCCTTGGCCGACGGACGGACCCTTCCCGGTGCCCGCGGAACCGTGCTGCCGCCGTACCGCGGCGACGAGGATGCCGACGTTGTCGCCCCCAGCTGGCTCCCGACCGTCCATCCTGCGGCAAACCACGATCTGCTCGAACGGCTCGGTGCTCAGCGGATCACGGTGGGGGAGATGCTGTCCGACCCTGCCCTACGCGCTGAGATCGACGAGGATCCGGCCGATGAACGTCTGGTGCGCAGTGTGCTCGGTCTGCTCCGTGCAGCTCCGGACGTGGTGGTCCCGACGTGGCTGGGCCAGTTGCAGCTCCCCGCCGATGACGACGACGTGCGGCCGGCAGACGAGCTGCTGTTGCCGGGCAGTCCACTTTCGGCTGTGCTGATCGATGATTCGCCGTTCGGGATCGTCTCGGCCGATCTGGTGGAGGAGTTCGGCCAGGCGGCGTTCCGCGCTCTTGGCGTGGGTTGGGACTTCACGGTGCTGCGCGAGGAGTATCCGACCGGCCCCGACCACGACCTGCCCGACGAAGAGCAGTGGTGGAGCACCCTGGACGATCCGCCGCAGACGCTGTCGGCCGTCCGCGATCTCGACCTGGTCGACCCCGACCGCTGGCGGCGGCGCTGA
- a CDS encoding molybdenum cofactor biosynthesis protein MoaE, which produces MAAIVARAVVTDDPLSTSDHEAVAAEASGGTAGAIVSFVGAVRNHDGGRDVTALNYSAHPTAGEVVEKVVAQIAAGADGVRAVAVSHRVGPLAIGDAALVVAVAADHRQAAFATCALLVDEVKAQLPVWKHQIFADGTDEWVGSA; this is translated from the coding sequence ATGGCTGCCATCGTCGCCCGTGCCGTGGTCACCGACGACCCCCTGTCCACCTCCGACCATGAGGCCGTCGCGGCCGAGGCGTCAGGCGGAACAGCTGGGGCCATCGTGAGTTTTGTCGGCGCGGTACGCAACCACGACGGCGGCCGCGACGTCACCGCGCTGAACTACAGCGCGCATCCCACGGCCGGTGAGGTTGTCGAGAAGGTCGTGGCACAGATCGCGGCCGGGGCCGACGGCGTGCGCGCGGTCGCCGTGTCGCACCGGGTGGGTCCGCTGGCGATCGGCGACGCCGCGCTGGTGGTCGCGGTGGCGGCCGATCATCGTCAAGCAGCTTTCGCCACCTGCGCCCTGCTGGTGGATGAGGTCAAGGCCCAACTGCCGGTGTGGAAGCACCAGATCTTCGCCGACGGCACCGACGAATGGGTCGGCTCCGCCTGA
- a CDS encoding transglycosylase family protein, with protein sequence MSGRHRQPTTTGRTIAKFALTSAVIGGGATLAFAGGGNAGAATDAEWDQVASCESGNNWAINTGNGYQGGLQFSPSTWTGHGGGEFAPSADQATREQQIAVAERVLASQGPGAWPTCGTGLSGATPRNAPAAAPSLEIPAAPAAPQAPDLAAQTDEIANDLKSVFNDPTVHALIDQANAAGDLDAGTIAFYNQYRDILPLP encoded by the coding sequence ATGTCCGGACGTCATCGTCAGCCGACCACCACCGGTCGCACCATTGCCAAGTTCGCCCTCACCTCTGCCGTCATCGGCGGCGGCGCCACCCTCGCCTTCGCAGGCGGCGGCAACGCCGGTGCAGCCACCGACGCCGAGTGGGACCAGGTCGCCTCGTGCGAGTCGGGTAACAACTGGGCCATCAACACCGGCAACGGCTACCAGGGTGGGCTGCAGTTCAGCCCCAGCACCTGGACCGGCCACGGCGGCGGCGAGTTCGCCCCCTCCGCCGACCAGGCAACCCGTGAGCAGCAGATCGCTGTCGCCGAGCGTGTTCTCGCCAGCCAGGGACCCGGCGCATGGCCGACCTGCGGCACCGGCCTGAGTGGAGCCACCCCGCGCAACGCCCCTGCTGCAGCTCCGAGCCTCGAGATCCCCGCAGCACCGGCTGCGCCCCAGGCTCCTGACCTCGCGGCTCAGACCGACGAGATCGCGAACGACCTGAAGTCCGTGTTCAACGATCCCACCGTCCATGCGCTGATCGATCAGGCCAATGCGGCCGGTGACCTCGACGCCGGAACGATTGCGTTCTACAACCAGTACCGGGACATCCTGCCCCTCCCCTGA
- the moaC gene encoding cyclic pyranopterin monophosphate synthase MoaC, producing the protein MSAPTDRPGPGRLSHLDEAGAAQMVDVGGKAATTRKALATGVFRTTADVISLLSTGGLPKGDALATARIAGIMAAKKTPELIPLCHQVALSTVSVDFVLGTDSIEVRATAVTTDRTGVEMEALTAVAVTGLTLHDMVKAVDPRAQMTDICLQEKTGGKKGHWTRDDRPVDETGSANGGV; encoded by the coding sequence GTGAGCGCGCCGACCGACCGGCCCGGCCCGGGACGTCTCAGCCATCTCGACGAGGCGGGGGCGGCGCAGATGGTCGATGTCGGCGGCAAGGCCGCCACCACGCGTAAGGCGCTGGCCACCGGAGTTTTTCGCACCACCGCCGACGTGATCTCGCTGTTGTCGACGGGCGGGTTGCCCAAAGGGGATGCGCTGGCAACGGCTCGCATCGCCGGCATCATGGCCGCCAAGAAGACGCCCGAGCTGATCCCGCTGTGCCATCAGGTCGCGCTCAGCACCGTGAGCGTCGATTTCGTGCTCGGCACGGACTCCATCGAGGTGCGCGCGACCGCGGTCACCACCGACCGCACCGGCGTCGAGATGGAAGCCCTCACTGCTGTGGCGGTGACCGGACTCACCCTGCACGACATGGTCAAGGCGGTCGATCCGCGCGCGCAGATGACCGACATCTGTCTCCAGGAAAAGACCGGCGGCAAGAAGGGTCACTGGACCCGGGACGACCGGCCGGTTGACGAGACCGGCTCCGCGAACGGAGGGGTCTGA